In one Myxocyprinus asiaticus isolate MX2 ecotype Aquarium Trade chromosome 1, UBuf_Myxa_2, whole genome shotgun sequence genomic region, the following are encoded:
- the LOC127426138 gene encoding collectin-12-like, with product MKDDFADEEDVQSVGYKRFGIQEGAQCTKCKSKWALKAAVVLLYVLCTILTIIVAVLGYKVVQKVDNVTEGMKSYGGKIISMETDIKSHDDEASMKFERTSSELQMFRSGLLALRCTLASVTQHVSDNAVALKQLQTSSQDVYLSQDHLRFQLKDQTSKLHLVNSTLFSIAAVTPVLQKNTSRLQHELQENMNEQRMLKLTVDNLDLTQTRQDAFALLLQHTLETSAQNTQNMRNNALALMRDTQLVRSDADWLREKIQYLERVKGNASFQIQSIGEGLEDLSAQLSSISSQILNISMLGDVNAGNLRSLLDQQLDFGNLTSGRFDQLEKRLDMVEEEVDQVTGNISYTTQLLGGVNIELSELRSCSDTLGRHSDLLVGLNGSMAVARSDASSLWSLQDELVARLDMEVSSLSVIMEEMKLVDSKHSQLINNFTVLQGPSGPRGPRGDRGQPGEVGSPGLKGERGDKGEAGVSGPRGEKGVAGALGFPGLKGLPGPRGDPGPKGPRGSGGRAGPPGTKGEQGSPGLPGRDGLPGHQGAQGPAGVRGPVGPAGEPGHRGPTGPMGAPGPPGLTGLPGKTLAVPALPVVLQREPPVMDAQAAGCPLGWLRFEDRCYFFHIEPLSFDSAQQYCNNMSSSMVIIGDVEEQRWLHLQTVGRGNFWLGLTDRQEENVWRWVDGSEPVFTKWRPGQPNNWSHGHEQGEDCAGITHGGQWNDFYCDERHSLICEKATDRSI from the exons ATGACTTTGCTGATGAGGAGGATGTTCAGTCAGTTGGATATAAGAGGTTTG GAATCCAGGAGGGAGCTCAGTGTACTAAATGTAAGAGCAAATGGGCTCTCAAAGCTGCTGTTGTCTTGCTGTATGTGCTGTGTACCATCCTGACCATTATTGTAGCAGTGCTGGGTTACAAAG TGGTCCAGAAGGTGGATAATGTCACTGAAGGAATGAAAAGTTATGGAGGAAAAATAATTTCCATGGAGACAGATATAAAAAGTCATG ATGATGAGGCTAGCATGAAATTTGAAAGAACTTCCTCTGAGCTGCAAATGTTTCGTTCTGGGTTATTAGCATTACGTTGCACGCTAGCTTCAGTCACACAGCATGTCAGCGACAATGCCGTGGCGCTCAAACAGCTCCAGACATCCTCACAGGATGTGTATCTGTCACAAGACCATCTACGTTTCCAGCTGAAGGACCAAACATCAAAGCTGCATTTGGTAAACTCCACATTATTTTCAATTGCAGCGGTCACACCTGTGCTGCAGAAAAACACGTCCCGATTGCAACACGAACTACAAGAGAATATGAATGAACAACGCATGCTGAAGCTCACGGTAGACAATCTCGATCTCACTCAGACACGACAGGACGCTTTTGCCTTACTGTTGCAGCATACTCTTGAGACCTCagcccaaaacacacaaaacatgcgCAATAATGCACTAGCACTTATGCGTGACACGCAACTAGTTCGTAGTGATGCCGACTGGCTGCGAGAAAAGATACAGTATCTAGAAAGAGTTAAAGGCAATGCATCATTCCAGATTCAAAGCATTGGAGAAGGTCTTGAGGATTTGAGTGCTCAGCTATCTTCCATATCTTCTCAGATCTTAAATATTAGCATGCTTGGTGATGTTAACGCAGGAAACCTGCGTTCATTACTGGACCAGCAGCTTGACTTTGGAAACCTAACTAGTGGACGCTTTGACCAACTAGAAAAACGATTGGACATGGTGGAAGAGGAAGTGGACCAGGTGACGGGAAACATTAGCTATACAACACAGCTGCTCGGGGGGGTTAACATCGAGTTGAGTGAATTGAGGAGTTGCTCGGACACTCTTGGACGACATTCTGACCTTCTGGTGGGTTTGAATGGGAGTATGGCCGTGGCGAGGTCAGATGCTTCATCATTGTGGTCACTACAAGATGAACTTGTGGCACGACTCGATATGGAGGTCAGCAGCCTGTCAGTCATCATGGAGGAAATGAAACTGGTGGACAGCAAACACTCTCAGCTAATCAACAACTTTACCGTATTACAGG GTCCTTCTGGCCCGAGGGGCCCTCGTGGAGATCGAGGTCAACCAGGTGAAGTAGGTTCTCCTGGATTGAAGGGTGAAAGAGGAGATAAAGGAGAGGCAGGTGTGTCTGGTCCTCGAGGAGAGAAGGGAGTGGCTGGGGCTCTTGGATTCCCAGGATTGAAAGGTCTACCAGGACCACGCGGAGACCCGGGTCCCAAGGGCCCAAGAGGTTCAGGAGGCCGTGCAGGGCCCCCAGGCACCAAGGGAGAGCAAGGTTCCCCGGGACTACCAGGACGAGATGGTCTGCCAGGACATCAGGGTGCTCAGGGGCCAGCAGGAGTCCGGGGCCCAGTGGGCCCAGCAGGAGAGCCAGGACACAGGGGCCCAACAGGCCCAATGGGAGCCCCAGGACCACCAGGGTTAACAGGCCTCCCGGGCAAAACTTTAGCAGTGCCTGCACTACCAGTAGTCCTGCAAAGAGAGCCACCTGTGATGGATGCTCAGGCAG CTGGTTGTCCTCTTGGTTGGTTGAGGTTTGAAGACCGCTGCTATTTCTTTCACATTGAGCCACTGAGCTTTGACAGTGCTCAACAATATTGCAACAATATGTCTTCCTCAATGGTCATTATCGGTGATGTTGAGGAACAG CGCTGGCTGCATCTGCAGACTGTGGGTCGAGGGAATTTTTGGCTGGGACTCACAGACAGGCAGGAGGAGAATGTCTGGCGATGGGTGGATGGATCAGAGCCTGTCTTTAC AAAGTGGAGGCCTGGTCAGCCCAATAACTGGAGTCATGGGCACGAGCAGGGTGAAGACTGTGCAGGAATTACTCATGGTGGCCAATGGAATGACTTTTATTGTGATGAACGCCACAGCCTCATCTGTGAGAAGGCAACGGACAGAT CTATATGA